One window of the Clostridium sp. MB40-C1 genome contains the following:
- a CDS encoding response regulator transcription factor, giving the protein MKEKILVVEDDAEIAEVIKEYLEMDKYEVIWASTGKEGIDEFYREKFDLLLVDIMMPEMDGFTVCKNIRLKSEVPLLIISAKHGDLDKVKGLELGADDYLTKPFSLVELKARVESHLRRYRRYKNAEIDEDVLEYKGGLRVYKDKKDLEVEGEKVRLTSKEWELLMLMIGNPNRAFTKKEIYENVWNEKDINGNNTVTVHVKDIREKLGDSIKNPKYIETVWGIGYRFIGEKIV; this is encoded by the coding sequence ATGAAAGAAAAGATACTAGTAGTAGAAGATGATGCAGAAATTGCTGAGGTTATAAAAGAATACCTTGAAATGGACAAATATGAAGTGATATGGGCGTCCACTGGTAAAGAAGGAATTGATGAATTTTACAGGGAAAAGTTTGATTTACTATTGGTAGATATTATGATGCCAGAAATGGACGGGTTTACAGTATGTAAAAATATAAGATTAAAAAGTGAAGTCCCACTTTTAATCATAAGTGCAAAACATGGTGATTTAGATAAGGTAAAAGGTTTAGAATTAGGAGCTGATGATTATTTGACAAAGCCTTTTAGTCTTGTAGAGCTTAAAGCAAGGGTTGAATCTCATTTAAGAAGGTATAGAAGATACAAAAATGCAGAAATTGATGAAGATGTATTAGAATATAAAGGAGGATTAAGAGTATATAAAGATAAAAAGGATTTGGAAGTAGAAGGAGAAAAAGTTCGATTAACATCAAAAGAGTGGGAACTTTTGATGCTAATGATTGGAAATCCTAATAGAGCATTTACTAAAAAAGAAATCTATGAAAATGTATGGAATGAAAAAGATATTAATGGAAATAACACTGTAACAGTTCATGTAAAAGATATTAGAGAAAAGCTTGGCGATAGTATTAAAAATCCTAAATACATTGAAACGGTTTGGGGAATAGGATACAGATTTATTGGAGAAAAAATAGTATGA
- a CDS encoding HAMP domain-containing sensor histidine kinase, with protein sequence MKIKKWLIVSYIFVMMIPMFAAFFIYQWIASYNTNVEVSDYVNNLTIFDKYEKLLQDQKLYLISSKERNLVDEKEKNKVEITLYDKDGLKIYSSIKGDMFFYKAKEQLYSGLYELKHGYKADSIKKPVFKNNEIVGFYEIVVARTKWIEGVNNRTILGCILFLVIFIVVLISVIKIINRKVNKPLSCLINVMGRFAAGEEAQIQYNVNDEIGELIEHFNRMKDEIEEKTKQVTKEQKAKEYMIAAISHDLKTPLTAIRAYTELLQSQNPLLEEEKDKDTSIILSKCDYMKNMIDDLLMYTVLSTDYKMDLVNVEGEEFFEMLFSGHNQLCEKNQIKFLCDISVEGTYKVDVKQMVRVVDNLISNAIRYTPKGKNIYLGAYSEEFQLPCWIDDNFKLELNEFRKDGVVFIVKNDGDKISKENINKIYEPFYKLDDSRNEQRKSGTGLGLSIVKLIIEKHEGKIKLLSESDKGTIIACYIRKAIS encoded by the coding sequence ATGAAGATTAAAAAATGGTTAATAGTTTCTTATATTTTTGTCATGATGATTCCTATGTTTGCAGCATTTTTTATTTATCAATGGATAGCTAGTTATAATACTAATGTTGAAGTAAGTGATTATGTAAATAATTTAACTATTTTTGATAAGTACGAAAAACTTCTTCAAGATCAGAAGTTATATTTAATATCATCTAAAGAACGTAATTTAGTAGATGAAAAAGAGAAGAATAAAGTAGAGATTACTTTATATGATAAGGATGGACTAAAAATATATTCTTCAATTAAAGGTGATATGTTTTTTTATAAAGCAAAGGAACAATTGTATTCTGGTCTTTATGAATTGAAACATGGTTATAAGGCAGATAGTATAAAAAAACCTGTATTTAAAAATAATGAGATTGTTGGATTTTATGAAATTGTAGTAGCTCGTACAAAATGGATTGAAGGGGTCAATAATAGAACGATTTTAGGATGTATTTTGTTTTTAGTAATATTTATAGTAGTTTTAATATCTGTTATTAAAATAATCAATAGAAAAGTAAATAAACCTTTAAGTTGCCTTATTAATGTAATGGGAAGATTTGCAGCAGGAGAAGAGGCGCAGATTCAATACAATGTTAATGATGAAATAGGAGAACTTATAGAACATTTTAATAGAATGAAGGATGAAATTGAAGAAAAAACAAAGCAGGTTACAAAAGAGCAGAAGGCTAAAGAATACATGATAGCTGCAATTTCACATGATTTAAAAACTCCTCTTACTGCAATAAGAGCATATACGGAACTGTTACAATCTCAAAATCCTTTATTAGAGGAAGAAAAGGATAAGGATACATCAATTATACTAAGTAAATGTGATTATATGAAAAACATGATTGATGATTTGCTTATGTATACAGTGCTATCTACAGACTATAAGATGGATTTAGTTAATGTAGAAGGAGAGGAGTTTTTTGAGATGCTTTTTTCTGGGCATAATCAGCTTTGTGAAAAAAATCAAATAAAGTTTTTATGTGATATTTCTGTGGAAGGAACTTATAAGGTAGATGTTAAACAAATGGTAAGGGTTGTGGACAATCTTATATCTAATGCAATTAGATATACGCCAAAGGGTAAAAATATATACCTTGGAGCATATTCAGAAGAGTTCCAATTACCTTGTTGGATTGATGATAATTTTAAATTAGAATTAAATGAGTTTAGAAAAGATGGTGTGGTTTTTATAGTTAAAAATGATGGAGATAAAATATCAAAAGAAAATATAAATAAGATATATGAACCTTTCTATAAGCTGGATGATTCTAGAAATGAACAGCGAAAAAGTGGTACGGGTTTAGGGTTGAGTATTGTTAAGCTAATAATAGAAAAACATGAAGGTAAAATTAAGCTTTTATCAGAAAGTGATAAAGGAACAATTATAGCTTGTTATATAAGAAAAGCTATATCTTGA
- a CDS encoding outer membrane lipoprotein-sorting protein, producing the protein MIKFEIDRSVFVIMNKNLKLLLSGFAVSMVLFTGCSMGKTSILPKEIVANAMEVNNKPNSYYIEGKILIFENDKVASESEIKEWISLSGEKNKRRSETSSKGRDKTITTNNGEKVVIYMPKDNKALISKVSDNKGLMDNSQRKQAMDMLESMKNTHEISTLGEEDVNGMKAYHLKATPKQKDSIVGAMDIWVDKKNWFIVKLISQNGNSKIQLEYTKVDFSAKFDEKLFDQNLPSNVKIEDLDKKTKENKKKITLKEARKFIGKPILYIEKTSGYDLKEMNLQMYGSKVAADEIIQDYYKNNKKSFSLSTRKEQKLNEKGKEDNTKLPGEKDITIRGKKGMLLDDVIKLITWSESGVSYSFMIEDPNMTFDEAKKVIENMKIMP; encoded by the coding sequence ATGATAAAATTTGAAATAGATAGGAGTGTATTTGTTATTATGAATAAGAACTTAAAATTATTATTAAGTGGTTTTGCAGTAAGTATGGTGTTGTTTACAGGTTGTAGTATGGGAAAAACTAGTATTCTCCCAAAAGAAATTGTTGCAAATGCAATGGAAGTAAATAATAAACCTAATTCTTATTATATTGAGGGGAAAATTCTAATTTTTGAAAATGATAAAGTTGCTAGTGAAAGTGAAATAAAAGAATGGATTAGCTTATCTGGAGAAAAAAATAAAAGACGTTCAGAAACTAGTAGTAAAGGTAGAGATAAAACTATAACTACTAATAACGGAGAAAAAGTTGTTATATATATGCCAAAGGACAATAAAGCTTTAATTTCTAAAGTTTCAGATAATAAGGGACTTATGGATAATTCTCAAAGAAAACAAGCTATGGATATGTTAGAAAGTATGAAAAATACTCATGAAATTTCTACTTTAGGAGAAGAAGACGTTAATGGTATGAAAGCATATCATTTAAAAGCAACACCAAAGCAAAAGGACAGTATAGTAGGTGCTATGGATATTTGGGTGGATAAAAAAAACTGGTTTATAGTGAAACTTATATCTCAAAATGGAAATTCAAAAATTCAACTTGAGTATACAAAAGTGGACTTTTCAGCTAAATTTGATGAAAAATTGTTTGATCAAAATCTTCCCTCAAATGTTAAAATTGAAGACTTAGATAAAAAAACAAAAGAGAATAAAAAGAAAATAACTTTAAAAGAAGCAAGAAAGTTTATAGGAAAACCAATTCTTTATATTGAAAAAACATCAGGATATGATTTAAAAGAAATGAATCTTCAAATGTATGGAAGCAAGGTAGCAGCAGATGAGATAATACAAGATTATTATAAAAACAATAAAAAGTCATTTAGTTTAAGCACTAGAAAAGAGCAGAAGTTAAATGAGAAAGGTAAGGAAGACAATACTAAATTACCAGGAGAAAAGGATATAACAATAAGAGGGAAAAAAGGTATGTTACTCGATGATGTAATAAAATTAATAACTTGGAGTGAGAGTGGAGTAAGTTATTCATTTATGATTGAAGATCCAAATATGACTTTTGATGAAGCTAAAAAAGTAATTGAAAATATGAAAATTATGCCTTAG
- a CDS encoding DUF2164 domain-containing protein, whose product MNNNIKLSKEKRDAMILEIKSHFENERDEELGDLASGLILDFIIEKIAPEFYNQGIYDAYAYMNDRIEDVLGLQKY is encoded by the coding sequence ATGAATAACAATATTAAACTAAGTAAGGAAAAAAGAGACGCCATGATTTTAGAAATTAAAAGTCATTTTGAAAATGAAAGAGATGAGGAATTAGGAGATTTAGCTTCAGGATTAATATTAGATTTTATTATAGAAAAAATAGCTCCTGAGTTTTACAATCAAGGAATTTATGATGCTTATGCATATATGAATGATAGAATAGAAGATGTCTTAGGTCTTCAAAAATATTAA
- a CDS encoding DEAD/DEAH box helicase, which translates to MINFEEFGLSNDILNILKNQGITKPTPIQEQSITLIKNGNDVIAEAQTGTGKTLAFLLPMFENMSPNMNMVQGLIVTPTRELAIQITEEAIKLNNAKGLNILAAYGGKDIGSQLKKLKGSVHLVIATPGRLLDHISRNTINLSNLKTLVLDEADQMLYMGFKNEVEKIIKHTSSKRQTLCFSATMNSQVKKLAYRYMNDPRVVTIEKEEITLKNINQVVIETTDRMKQDDLCKILDRDNPFMAIIFCRTKRRVDNLEIALYQKGYNCQKIHSDIPQGKRERIMKSFKNTDIQYLIATDVAARGLDISGVSHIYNYDMPENTESYIHRIGRTGRAGEEGYAYLFAAAKDKKTLDMIESEIKMNIPRINIE; encoded by the coding sequence ATGATTAATTTTGAAGAATTTGGACTTAGTAATGATATATTGAATATTCTAAAAAATCAGGGTATAACAAAACCAACACCTATTCAAGAACAGAGCATAACATTGATAAAAAACGGTAATGATGTAATAGCAGAAGCACAAACTGGGACTGGAAAAACACTTGCATTTTTACTTCCAATGTTTGAAAATATGTCTCCTAATATGAATATGGTTCAAGGTTTAATAGTAACTCCTACAAGAGAACTTGCTATTCAAATAACTGAAGAAGCTATAAAATTAAATAATGCTAAAGGGTTAAATATATTAGCTGCATATGGTGGCAAAGATATAGGATCTCAGTTAAAAAAGTTAAAAGGTAGTGTTCATCTTGTAATTGCTACTCCAGGCAGACTTCTAGATCATATTTCAAGAAATACAATCAACCTTAGTAATTTAAAAACATTAGTATTAGATGAAGCTGACCAAATGCTTTATATGGGCTTTAAAAATGAAGTTGAAAAAATTATAAAACATACATCTTCAAAGCGTCAGACTCTTTGTTTTTCAGCAACAATGAATTCTCAAGTTAAAAAACTTGCCTATAGATATATGAATGATCCAAGAGTGGTAACTATAGAAAAAGAAGAAATAACTCTTAAAAACATTAATCAAGTTGTCATTGAAACTACTGATAGAATGAAACAAGATGACTTATGTAAAATTTTAGACAGAGATAATCCATTTATGGCCATTATTTTTTGTAGAACTAAAAGAAGAGTTGATAATCTTGAGATAGCTCTTTATCAAAAAGGCTACAATTGTCAAAAAATTCATAGTGATATACCTCAAGGTAAGCGTGAGAGAATAATGAAATCTTTTAAAAATACAGATATTCAGTACTTGATAGCCACTGATGTAGCAGCAAGAGGACTAGATATAAGCGGAGTTAGTCACATATATAACTATGATATGCCTGAAAATACTGAAAGTTATATACATCGTATAGGTAGAACTGGAAGAGCTGGTGAAGAAGGATATGCTTACTTATTTGCAGCTGCTAAAGACAAAAAAACTTTAGATATGATAGAAAGTGAAATTAAAATGAATATTCCTAGAATTAATATAGAATAA
- a CDS encoding MBOAT family protein: protein MINYIFGLLIDKSKERKRLKGIILLVGIILNLSLLFYYKYYDFSIRNVNRMFNSSLQYKEIGLPIGISFFTFQGMSYIIDIYRNDANVNKNIFSVALYISFFPQLIAGPIVKYKDIDTQIRKRKESVECFSYGIERFVIGLSKKVIIADILAETVDTIFSLSNVGIDQPTAWLGAICYTFQIYFDFSGYSDMAIGLGYFFGFKFKENFNYPYISKSIAEFWRRWHISLSTWLKEYLYIPLGGNRKGNTYLNLFIVFLVIGLWHGASWNFIAWGIWNGVFVIIAKIINKKRWYIKTPSFIRRTITMLIVILGWVLFRANGLIDAINYLSIMFGINKATTITYQFSYFANKKIGFWIFMSIIGSTPVVSNILNLHQNKKIFQIAKTMFIGMLLIIAIVFIVNSTYSPFIYFQF, encoded by the coding sequence TTGATAAATTATATCTTTGGATTGCTTATTGACAAATCAAAAGAAAGAAAACGCTTAAAAGGAATTATTCTATTAGTAGGTATAATACTAAATTTAAGCTTACTTTTTTATTACAAATATTACGATTTTTCAATAAGAAATGTTAATAGAATGTTCAATAGTTCGCTCCAATATAAGGAAATTGGACTACCTATAGGGATTTCTTTTTTTACATTTCAAGGGATGTCATACATAATTGATATATATAGAAATGACGCAAATGTTAATAAAAATATTTTTTCTGTTGCATTATACATATCATTTTTTCCTCAATTAATAGCTGGGCCTATTGTAAAATATAAAGATATAGATACTCAAATACGAAAAAGAAAAGAATCTGTGGAATGTTTTAGTTATGGTATTGAAAGATTTGTTATAGGATTATCAAAAAAAGTAATTATTGCTGATATTTTAGCTGAAACAGTTGATACAATATTTTCACTTTCAAATGTAGGAATTGATCAGCCTACAGCATGGTTGGGAGCTATTTGTTATACCTTTCAAATATACTTTGATTTTTCAGGATATTCGGATATGGCTATTGGACTGGGGTATTTTTTTGGTTTTAAATTTAAGGAAAATTTCAATTATCCATATATATCAAAATCTATAGCTGAATTTTGGAGAAGATGGCATATATCTTTATCTACTTGGTTAAAAGAATATCTTTATATACCATTAGGAGGAAATAGAAAAGGTAATACATATTTAAATTTGTTTATTGTTTTTTTAGTTATAGGATTGTGGCATGGAGCTTCATGGAACTTTATTGCATGGGGAATATGGAATGGTGTATTTGTAATTATTGCGAAGATTATAAATAAAAAAAGATGGTATATAAAAACTCCTTCTTTTATCAGAAGAACAATTACTATGCTTATTGTTATACTAGGATGGGTGCTATTTAGAGCTAATGGATTGATAGATGCAATAAATTATTTATCAATAATGTTTGGAATAAATAAAGCCACAACGATTACATACCAATTTAGCTATTTTGCTAATAAAAAAATAGGGTTTTGGATATTCATGTCAATTATAGGGAGTACTCCTGTAGTTAGTAACATATTAAATTTACATCAAAATAAAAAAATATTTCAAATAGCAAAAACAATGTTTATTGGAATGTTATTAATTATTGCAATAGTATTTATAGTTAATTCTACATATAGTCCATTCATTTATTTCCAATTTTAA